The Pithys albifrons albifrons isolate INPA30051 chromosome 13, PitAlb_v1, whole genome shotgun sequence genome has a segment encoding these proteins:
- the HMG20A gene encoding high mobility group protein 20A — protein MENLVAGSNLPPLFTDEDGSKEGGEINVTGLANLESSFSGGASQPVNNPDVVEDLSQAQQLQNESSNAAETTEQKPEEEQQRTKRGGWAKGRKRKKPLRDSNAPKSPLTGYVRFMNERREQLRAKRPEVPFPEITRMLGNEWSKLPPEEKRRYLDEADRDKERYMRELEQYQKTEAYKVFSRKAQDRQKGKSHRQDGARQPAHDHEKEVDTKERSVFDIPIFTEEFLNHSKAREAELRQLRKSNMEFEERNAALQKHVESMRTAVEKLEVDVIQERSRNTVLQQHLESLRQALTSSFAGVPLPGSGETPTMETIDSYMNRLHSIVLANPQENENLIATVRDVVNRLER, from the exons ATGGAGAACTTGGTAGCTGGCTCCAATCTTCCTCCACTTTTTACAGATGAGGATGGATCTAAGGAAGGTGGTGAAATTAATGTAACTGG ATTAGCTAATTTGGAGAGTTCATTCAGTGGAGGAGCTTCACAGCCTGTGAATAACCCAGATGTGGTGGAGGACTTGTCACAGGCTCAGCAGCTGCAAAATGAGTCCTCTAATGCTGCTGAAACCACCGAGCAGAAGCCTGAGGAGGAG CAGCAGAGAACTAAACGAGGGGGCTGGGCcaaggggaggaagaggaagaaaccCCTGAGGGACAGCAATGCCCCCAAGTCCCCCCTGACGGGGTACGTGCGGTTCATGAACGAGCGCCGGGAGCAGCTGCGCGCCAAGAGGCCCGAGGTGCCCTTCCCCGAGATCACCAGGATGTTGGGCAACGAGTGGAGCAAACTGCCCCCGGAGGAGAAACGG CGCTACCTGGATGAAGCAGACAGGGATAAGGAGCGTTACATGCGGGAGCTGGAGCAGTACCAGAAGACTGAAGCCTACAAAGTCTTCAGCAGGAAGGCACAGGACAGACAGAAGGGCAAATCGCATAGACAAG atggAGCAAGACAGCCAGCTCATGATCATGAG AAAGAAGTAGATACAAAGGAGAGATCTGTCTTTGATATTCCAATCTTCACAGAAGAGTTCCTGAATCACAGTAAAG CGCGCGAGGCCGAGCTGCGGCAGCTGCGCAAGTCCAACATGGAGTTCGAGGAGCGGAACGCGGCGCTGCAGAAGCACGTGGAGAGCATGCGCACGGCCGTGGAGAAGCTGGAGGTGGACGTGATCCAGGAGCGCAGCCGCAACAcggtgctgcagcagcacctggagagCCTGCGCCAGGCGCTCACCTCCAGCTTTGCGGGGGTCCCGCTGCCAG GTAGCGGGGAGACACCCACGATGGAAACCATTGACTCCTACATGAACAGACTGCACAGCATTGTTCTGGCAAACCCCCAGGAGAACGAGAACCTCATCGCCACGGTGCGGGACGTGGTGAACAGGCTGGAGCGCTAG